The Bacillus sp. Marseille-Q1617 genome has a segment encoding these proteins:
- the helD gene encoding RNA polymerase recycling motor HelD: protein MNLEYRQEQERVDRIIETIKEQIVTLEHETGRRHEEVNEIRKNFWDEVKVNTDTFDDFLETVLSLRQQAQVLTVSQSTHRQAAKKLSSLRRMKEKPYFGRIDFQEDGESTAEKVYIGIATLTDKSGEDFLVYDWRAPISSVYYDYPPGPAEYETPGGLVKGKVEKKFQYIIKDGMIESMFDTSLTIGDEILQQVLGKRTDNYMHSIVATIQRKQNQIIRHDKGRLLIVQGAAGSGKTSAALQRIAYLLYNYRGSLNADQIILFSPNAMFNSYVSNVLPELGEENMEQVTFQEYLNHRLSAEFQVEGPYEQLEYVLNETGDSSYLTRTASIRFKASTLFFEAIKSYRQSLESSGMRFKGIKFRGESIVTADRIKERFYEYDPSIKFHNRIEKLTDWLNGELDKAEKIERNKPWVDEKIELLSKEDYQKVYKHLQKSKASKEDSYDDYDGEHDALARLIVRKRFKRLRKKIDRLQYVDIKGIYHQLFADTSAIASLMIGETPKEWEDICHLTLNMLSEGKLFYEDSTPFLLLKELILGFQTNTSIKHVLVDEAQDYSPFQFEFLKRLFPSAKMTVLGDFNQAIFAHAREQVDFNILTGLYGADETDAIQLTQSYRSTRPIIEFTRELVPDGRNITAFEREGEKPVVTIVDNHHELHRQIRLKVDKLRKSAYHSIAIICKSAAESETAFMRLSEIKDLKIMKTGSLEYEQGVVVIPSYLAKGIEFDAVIIYDASSRQYGDEGLRRLFYTACTRAMHELQLFSVGEPTPFIENKETYSLEK, encoded by the coding sequence ATGAACCTTGAATATCGCCAGGAGCAAGAACGCGTGGATCGTATCATTGAGACCATTAAAGAACAAATAGTAACTCTTGAACATGAAACCGGACGGCGCCACGAAGAAGTCAATGAAATCCGCAAAAACTTTTGGGATGAAGTAAAGGTCAACACGGATACATTCGATGATTTTCTTGAGACAGTGCTAAGTTTGAGGCAGCAGGCCCAAGTATTGACTGTAAGTCAGAGCACACACCGTCAGGCGGCAAAAAAGTTATCCTCGCTGCGCCGGATGAAAGAAAAACCATATTTCGGCCGCATTGATTTTCAAGAAGACGGGGAATCGACTGCTGAAAAGGTGTATATCGGCATCGCAACGTTGACTGACAAGTCAGGTGAAGATTTTCTCGTTTATGATTGGCGGGCACCAATCTCGAGTGTCTACTATGATTATCCGCCAGGTCCGGCTGAATATGAAACGCCAGGCGGTCTCGTCAAAGGGAAAGTGGAGAAAAAGTTCCAGTACATCATCAAGGATGGCATGATTGAGTCCATGTTCGATACCAGCTTGACGATCGGTGACGAGATTCTACAACAGGTACTCGGAAAGAGAACCGATAATTATATGCACAGCATCGTTGCCACCATCCAACGAAAACAAAATCAGATCATCAGGCACGATAAAGGGCGCCTGCTCATCGTCCAGGGTGCGGCAGGGAGCGGGAAGACTTCGGCTGCCCTCCAGCGGATTGCGTACTTGCTATACAACTATAGAGGCAGCCTTAACGCTGACCAAATCATCCTATTCTCTCCCAATGCCATGTTCAACAGCTACGTATCAAATGTGCTCCCAGAACTGGGCGAAGAAAACATGGAACAGGTGACTTTCCAGGAATATTTGAACCATCGATTAAGCGCGGAATTCCAGGTCGAGGGACCTTATGAACAATTGGAATATGTATTGAACGAGACAGGGGACTCTTCATACCTGACGAGGACAGCGAGCATTCGATTCAAGGCATCCACCCTTTTCTTTGAAGCAATCAAATCGTATAGGCAGTCTCTAGAATCCTCCGGAATGAGGTTTAAAGGAATCAAATTCAGAGGGGAATCGATTGTTACAGCTGACAGGATCAAAGAGCGATTTTATGAGTACGATCCTTCCATCAAATTTCACAATAGAATCGAGAAGCTGACAGACTGGCTGAATGGGGAACTCGACAAAGCAGAGAAGATTGAACGGAACAAGCCGTGGGTGGATGAAAAAATCGAACTGTTGAGTAAAGAGGACTACCAGAAGGTTTATAAGCACTTACAGAAATCAAAAGCATCCAAAGAAGATTCGTATGACGACTATGATGGGGAGCATGATGCACTTGCACGTTTGATTGTACGCAAGCGTTTCAAGCGGCTGCGTAAAAAGATCGATAGGCTTCAGTACGTTGATATTAAAGGGATTTATCATCAGCTTTTTGCAGATACGTCCGCTATCGCCTCCCTGATGATCGGTGAAACTCCGAAGGAATGGGAGGATATTTGCCATTTGACTTTGAACATGTTGTCAGAGGGGAAATTGTTCTATGAAGATTCCACTCCATTCCTGCTATTGAAGGAGCTGATTCTTGGCTTCCAGACGAATACTTCAATCAAGCATGTACTCGTTGACGAAGCACAGGATTATTCTCCGTTTCAATTCGAGTTTCTGAAGAGGCTGTTCCCATCTGCGAAAATGACGGTGCTCGGCGATTTTAATCAGGCAATCTTTGCGCACGCGAGGGAACAAGTGGATTTCAACATATTGACTGGCCTGTATGGGGCTGATGAAACCGATGCGATCCAGCTGACCCAAAGTTACAGGTCGACCAGGCCGATCATCGAATTCACGAGGGAGCTGGTACCGGACGGAAGGAACATCACTGCATTTGAACGTGAAGGCGAAAAGCCTGTGGTGACGATAGTGGATAATCACCATGAACTTCATCGCCAAATACGATTGAAAGTGGATAAACTGCGGAAAAGTGCGTACCATTCAATCGCAATCATATGCAAATCAGCTGCCGAAAGTGAAACTGCCTTTATGAGATTGAGTGAAATAAAGGACCTCAAGATCATGAAAACCGGTTCACTTGAATACGAACAGGGAGTGGTTGTCATCCCGTCTTATTTAGCTAAAGGGATTGAGTTTGATGCCGTCATCATATATGATGCATCATCCCGTCAATACGGGGACGAGGGCCTTCGCCGCTTATTCTACACTGCTTGTACAAGGGCCATGCATGAGCTGCAACTGTTCAGTGTAGGGGAACCGACTCCTTTTATCGAAAACAAAGAAACATACAGCCTTGAAAAGTAG